CCACGGCGCTCAAGCCGATGACGAACACCAGCATCACCGCGAACGCCACGCCGATCTGCACGTCGCTGACGCCCAGCACGCCGAAGCGGAATGCGTTCACCATGTACAGGATGGGGTTGACCATGGAGATGCTGCGCCACGGTTCGCCCAGCAGGTCCACCGAATAGAACACGCCGCCGAGGTAGGTGAGGGGGGTGAGCACGAAGGTGGGCACGAGGGCGATGTCGTCGAACTTCTTGGCGAACACCGCGTTGACGAAGCCCGCCAGCGAAAACACCGTCGCGCCCAGCAGCACCGACAGGAAGGTGATGATCGGATGCGCGACGTGCAGATCGGTGAAGAACAGCGCGATCAGCAGCACCAATGCACCCACCACCAGGCCACGCGCGACGGCACCGGTGACGTAGCCGAGCAGGATCACCCAGTTGGGCATGGGCGACACCAGCATCTCTTCCACGGCGCGGCTGAACTTGGCACCGAAGAACGAGCTGGAGATGTTGCCGTAGCTGTTGGTGATGATGCTCATCATCACCAGGCCCGGCACGATGTACTGCATGTAGGTGAAGCCGTGCATCTGGCCGATGCGGCTGCCGATCAG
The window above is part of the Dyella jiangningensis genome. Proteins encoded here:
- a CDS encoding ABC transporter permease, coding for MNGAANLVALNTIVRREISRIMRIWTQTLIPPAITMTLYFVIFGKLIGSRIGQMHGFTYMQYIVPGLVMMSIITNSYGNISSSFFGAKFSRAVEEMLVSPMPNWVILLGYVTGAVARGLVVGALVLLIALFFTDLHVAHPIITFLSVLLGATVFSLAGFVNAVFAKKFDDIALVPTFVLTPLTYLGGVFYSVDLLGEPWRSISMVNPILYMVNAFRFGVLGVSDVQIGVAFAVMLVFVIGLSAVALHLLKRGVGLRS